The DNA window ACAAAATCATTCCTAAAATACCTTGTCTTGAGAATTTAAATCACTGATGAAGATCGCATCCCCCACATTGAAGATCAAGTAAGTCCCCTTCCCATCAAAGTTCGAAGTAGATGTTGAAGTATTCGAACTGGAAGCCACCAAAGACCCAACTCTACTACTCGCACTGACACTCTTACTCCCTCCATTCCCTCCAGCAAAACTAAGCGCCCGGCTCCCATTAGCACCACCCAAAAACCGTGCTGCAGCCGAACGTACGCCACTGCCAGTGCTGAAGCTCGAAGATGGCGCAGTCGGGGTTGATGGAGCAGGCTTGTCCTTAAGTTGTGCTAGTATTGCCTGATAATCAACAACCCAGAAGGCTTTTAATTTATATACCGTAATATGGAAATGACGAAAACATTTGAAGATTAAATGTTGAAGTAGGATAAATGATTTCGAATACTGGCTCTTGAAGCACCTCACATATCCAGCATTCAACATTTCTTTGAACAATTAACTTCAAAAATTACACACTACaagcaaaacccagaaaattaAATTCCAATCTTCAATGTTCTGCCACATGCTTCTTTAACCACTGGCAAAAACCCTAAACAATCTCCAttaccaaaaacagaaaagcTCACAGCTTTCcaaaaaaacccccaaaaatGGCTACCCAAAAAAGCAAGATTCCCAAAAAGGGGAACGAAGGAAATTAATGGCGGAAAATCCAGTGCACCTGAGTGACGGTTTTGCCATGGGCGAAGTGAAGGAGGCCCGAAGGGTGCGTCTTCTCGTAGTGAAGCTTGTACTTCCCCTCAGGGGTTTTGAAATAGGTCTTGAGGCCCGGCGACTGAGCGTTGCTAGACGAAGTCGTTTGCATCATACCGTTGGCCGTGTTGATCATGGTCTCGTCGTCCGCGATTAGAGTACCCCTGGGAGCATACGATCATGACCCCTCCTAGGGTTTGAAATGCTCTAACATTTTGGTTGTTCTTGGTTCGAAATTGATAGGAGAAACGTgggttttgctttgtttttgcgTTATCGTGCTCTCGCGGGGGCTTCAATGGCttccggatcaaatggcttggACTGTCTGGTTTGTGGCTTATGGGAGAAGTGTCTGTTGGTAAATTTTTTAGGGTGAAGATTTGATTTGTGCTACCAGTCAATGGAGTGAATGGCTAGGATCCTAGTAACTTTATTTTGGAGGGCATgtaaatgtttaaaaaaaaaaaaaaatagcctgaTTTGTGGTATCACGCTGGCCAAGTGTAGCCCcctcttatgttttttttttttagccgaGCTCCTCAGTTTCAGTAATTTATTCAAATTCAATAACTAGATTTGAAAATATCCAAATTAGTTTGattaaattaactaataaatttaaggcacaaacctaaaactaataaattattgaaaggGCTATGTTTAGTCTTTCAGTTGAAGATGGTATATAAGTATGGTCTGACActgtttatttaaaaatatttttttgtatgGCTATAATTTTGGACGAGATTATAAATTAACCATTTCAGTTCGAGATTGTCTAAGGGGGAGGGAgtgggcttaacctcacaatgggctaacaataatgtggttcaaattctttTTTTGACGAGATTCAAACATAAGATCTCTCACtcacaaatgaagagaaatatcattagacTGTAGTACTGGATAGTGAGAGTTTGATGAAGCAGCAAATACAGGAGGAGATTGGATTTGATGATTCAACTGGGGAAAGAGGTTGGCTTTGTTCACTTTGGGGCTTTCCttggtgaaaagaaaaaaaagaaaaaaacaaaattgggaCTTCAAACAATCTATGGAACAGATTTCTAAGTCAGCTAAGGGCAATTTCCTTTTCACTTGAGACCCCAGAGTTCAAATCCTCGTCCTCTGATATCGCTTGTATAAAATCAATTAATTTAACTTGTGCCATACATagtaaaattataattttgagATATTTATTGACATCTTAGTATTCgagttttatattttattaaaaaaaaattgtcgttCACAATGTGaggtttgtaaattttttatggcattcaaacaaaaaaaaaaaaaaaaaaaaactctttttcTGTATAGAAATACACCAATAAATTTGGTTACAATACTATATCAACATTAAGTTGTATATAAACTGCAACTTAACGTTTTTTATTGTTATCTTAGTATTCAAGCGTCAGActttattaaaagtttgtaattagttctaaatttatctttaatttAATCAATACAATGGAAAAACCAACTAGTTCTCTTCTCAATCTTGAAAGAAGTCACAACTTCGAATTTCCGACTTCTTAATAAAGAATTCAATGAGAAGAGGGAATTATtgacaaaaaatgaaaagaagtaAAAAACAATTCCTTTTTAATAAGTAAGGATATCAAACATGAAATGCAAGTGTCACATTATTTGAAGAGAGTGTAAtatttttcattctattttaaaatatattttaggtTTACGTCACTTGCATctattttttggaaactatggATGATTTTTTTTCGATAATTCTAGTATTATTGTATGATTAAAACTTTGGAAAATATTAAAGTCTAGAATTATTGTCAGAAGAAATGGATGTATTAGGACCGCTGCAGAAGTGGATGCAAGTGCACCTGCATCATGCTTGGATGGTATGTCTCTCTTGGGTTTTGGaaataaataaagatcaaaGTTGAGGTTCACATTGTGGATCTGATGTCATTTTTATGTCTTCTTtatgtttttgtaattttttgacACGCGCctcttagtttttagtttttttttttttttgttaaacgatAGATCTTGTTAGATTAGTAACTGGTGCGGTTCAAACTCACACCGTCATGTAAAAGCTCAACTCCTTTCCATCCGAGTTAGGGTTTCTAGATTTTTTTCTCTCTATAAATATAGCTTATGGTTTAGTATGAAGAACAAGTTATTCATAATGTACTCTCTTGAGTTATGTAGCTGTTATGACTATCTTCTTTCAGTTAATGATTTATTAGTTTGTTATTCTTCGTATGTTCGATTATCTGATATTCAACTATTGGATGGCTGTTTGATGCTTGTTtcctttaactttaatttttttattaattttatataacGTTTAACACTGTTAGATATAGAGTTAAGTTGAGAGACACATGTCAATAACTAGAAAAGAGACACAAATATGGGGACGTCAGATTTGCTACCATCTCCAAGTAGAGAGATTTTAGTGTACAATAATCAGATCAAGTGGATTGTCTAATTCACTCACAAAAGTAAGAGTACTTGTATGAGACTAATGTGGCATCTAAATACAAAGACTTGGCACTTTGTGACTTTGTGATAAGTTAAACAGCCAATGCGATCCGAATGTTGCACACAAGAATTTTTCCTCGAAATAGAATTAGTCTACTTTTTAACAAAAGACTTCACATGGATCTTGTGGTCTATCTGGGTCAATTTCCAAAAGAAACAAGAAGCTTAacaagagagggagggagggagggagggagggagggagggggggggggggagagagggagggagggagggagggagggagggagggaggggggGGCGGGGGAGAGCAAGTTTTCATTACctaaaaaacaacaaagagaagattgATAGGCTTTTTGGATTGATAATATTGGGCATTGCCTTGATATATCAAGCTCACATGAAAGATTAACAAGGTTGGCCCAATTTATTCTAAAATTTGAAGAAGGTTGGATTTCTAGCCCACTTGTGGATACCATATTACACAACGTTGCATTTggatttgagaaattttttattttataaaattaataaccCATTGGTGGTTATTGGATCTGTAATTTGGAATTAAAAAGATGTAAATCATTATAAATGGTTGAAATTGCCCGCTCAActgtttttcatttgtttgcTTAACGAAGAACACTAAAATTTCCAAAGGGCCATGTTAAACATGAAAAGTAGTAATTATAATGATGTGCTAAGACTAATCTCAAAAAGGCATGGTTGGAGTTCCAAATTCTAGATTTGCACTTTTTTAGTTTGTTAATTAAAGTTTCACATGTAATGCTACCATGAAAATTTCATAATCAAATGCTAGATTTCAGGGGTTGTTATCGACACTTCAAAATAGTCATCATATACATTTTTTctcaataaaaaagaaaaataaaatggctGTTGACTATTTTAAAGCGTTAATAATAGTTTCCGAGGGTTATTGTTAGTCTTAGCATTGATTTGTTTGTGGTAGTGACACTTCCCCTTCCTTCTTTGAATgccatatcaatttcaagggtGACCAAGAATCAAAGAACGCCAGAAATTGGTCCCATCCTAACTGCTTGCAATGAAAATACTTTAACTGCAAGCTTTCTTCTTTGAAGTTGGACCAAAACAGAAGCAAAAAAAACCCCATCATTCTCCCTCACTTATACGTAACCCCACTCCCTTCATTCACATTTCCAGCTATTTTTCCTCCCCTGCCAAgcaaaatctctctctctctctctctctctctctccatattTCACTATTCCTCTTAGTTGCCAAGAAAAAGATGCACATTCTGTTCAGATGGCATTGTCAAACCACCTCCTTTCACCTAATTCTCCACTCTCATTTGATCACACCCTCAAAATATATACCCTCTTATCTCCCTAACTTATACACCAAAACCAAGTCacaacatatataaaaaaaaaaaatcaccaaggaaaaaaaaaagaggaagaaaaaagatGGCACCCCAATCTTTCTTCATTTTGCTAGTCTTGTTTCTCCATTCGTTCTCATCCACTATTTCAGCTCAGTCTCCGGCAGCAGCCCCCACGCCATCAGCCACCAACGTGACTGCCGTCCTCGAGAAGGCAGGCCAATTCACCACCTTGatcaagctcctcaaatccacCAAGATGGCTGACCAAATCAACACCCAGCTCAGCACCTCAAACCAAGGCATGACCCTCTTTGCACCAACTGACAACGCCTTCTCCAGCCTCAAGGCCGGCACGCTAAACTCCATCTCCGAGCAGCAAAAGCTGCAGCTTGTGCAGTTCCATGTGCTACCATCTTTCTATTCTGCTGCGCAATTCCAAACCGTGTCCAACCCTCTGCATACGCAGGCCGGGAACACCGATGATGGGCAGTTCCCGTTAAATGTGACCACATCTGGGAACCAAGTGAACATAACAACAGGGGTGGTGAATGCAGCCGTGGCTAATACCATTTTTACTGATAGTCAGTTGGCGGTGTATCAGGTCGACCAGGTGCTCCTTCCTTTGAGCATTTTTGGCACTCCAGCACCCGCTCCTGCTCCATCGAAGCCcgaaacaaaaattaaaggtGCTGATTCGCCTTCGGGATCCTCGGATAGCGGCAGCACTGCTGAAGCATCATCTGCAATGGGGGTAGAACAACATGGGATCGCAGCAGCTGCATCAGTGGGGGTGGTAGCAATTCTTGCAGCATTCTTTTTGTGATTTTCGAGTTGAACTGCTGTGATCATCTGtaccttttgttttgtttttgttttatgccTTCTGTGCCAAGAAATTTTGTAATTTGTTAtgatttgaaattaattggaCAATGTTCTTTGGAATAACCTCTTCCTCTCAACACTGGTATAACTTACGCAGTAAAACTGTTTTAACTAGAAGGCTTATTTACGGTAACACTTCTTAAAACTTAAACTCAGTCTTGCTTAACGCGTAAAACTGAAATATATGCCACTTAATTCCCAAAAATTGCTCTAATAATTTTTACGTCACCATCAAATAGTCACGTGCGTTATCATTCACTCatttttattgtaatttatCCATGCCACATCAATCCTTATGACGCCAATTACACTAAGAATTTGTCTTACCGTAGGAGCTAATTTTCACACACGCAACAATACATTTACTAACGTAATTTTATATCATAAAAAATACAAGTGCTAAAATTGATACAGTAAAATGATTTGCAATCgaccaaaaataaaagaataattaaaaaaatttactaaTCATATCTGATAATACAGTTTAATGAACGAACATATTTCTgttgttattaaaaaaaaatcactagaAGGATTCACCTCCTAAAAAGAACCATGCAGAGTCTGATGAGAAACCATTATCGAAAGGGTACATGGCAAAATATACAGAAATGGTCTCATCAAATTTCGTTTCATCAACTAATATAAGTTCTAAACTCCTGATGTTTCGGAGTAGCAACGCTCAATGGACGAAAAATCCATGTAAAACCTATCAAACCTTTTGGGGTGGCCGTAAAATATCTCACTGAAAAGCTGTCAGCGATTAGTAAAACTGCTCTGGGGGCTCCTTTGGAATGGCACAGCCGTTTATCTCTTGTGCAAGCATGAGAAGAGAAGGAGCGCGTTTTTGAGGGGCAATCAAAACTGGAAGTCAAAtccaccaccgccaccgccaGGAAAGCCCCCTTCGAAAGTGAAAGTAAATTGctgtccaccaccaccaccaccaccaccaaaaggGTTAAAACCGCTGCCACCACCACCCATTCCCATTTCTTCAATATCTTCACCTCTATCATATCTCGTACGTTTGTCTTCATCACCAAGAACCTGAAAAAGGATTTATACAAGAGTCAGATGGGTACGAGTAGTCCAACattttggattattattattattattttttttttacagcagAGAGTCAATAGAAAGGGAAGGTTAAAATGAGCTTCAGTGGGATCTACAGACCTCGTATGCAGCAGCAATTTCTCTGAACTT is part of the Malus domestica chromosome 12, GDT2T_hap1 genome and encodes:
- the LOC103413702 gene encoding fasciclin-like arabinogalactan protein 11; this translates as MAPQSFFILLVLFLHSFSSTISAQSPAAAPTPSATNVTAVLEKAGQFTTLIKLLKSTKMADQINTQLSTSNQGMTLFAPTDNAFSSLKAGTLNSISEQQKLQLVQFHVLPSFYSAAQFQTVSNPLHTQAGNTDDGQFPLNVTTSGNQVNITTGVVNAAVANTIFTDSQLAVYQVDQVLLPLSIFGTPAPAPAPSKPETKIKGADSPSGSSDSGSTAEASSAMGVEQHGIAAAASVGVVAILAAFFL